The Neobacillus sp. OS1-2 genome includes a window with the following:
- a CDS encoding A24 family peptidase, translated as MNFLLFIYGTVFGSFYNVVGLRVPLNQSIVKPRSHCPNCNHTLTAIDLIPVLSYLFLRGKCRRCMAPISPFYPIIELITGILFMMAPILMGWSFELIIAWTLVSLMVIIFVSDIHYMIIPDKVLLVFSVIFLIERCFLPLSPWWDSALGAVVGFSLLLLIAVVSKGGMGGGDIKLFAVIGLALGTKLVLISFFLSTFFGAFFGVIGMMTGKVKKRKPIPFGPYIAIGTIAAYFFGENIIQWYIHFM; from the coding sequence ATTAACTTCCTACTCTTTATATACGGGACCGTATTCGGCTCTTTCTACAACGTAGTCGGCCTGCGAGTTCCATTAAATCAATCTATTGTAAAACCGCGTTCACATTGTCCGAATTGTAATCATACCTTAACAGCTATAGATTTAATACCGGTTTTATCGTACCTATTTTTAAGGGGGAAATGTCGGCGCTGCATGGCGCCCATTTCGCCCTTCTATCCTATTATCGAACTAATTACAGGGATTCTTTTTATGATGGCGCCAATCCTGATGGGCTGGAGCTTTGAACTCATTATTGCCTGGACCTTAGTATCGTTGATGGTTATCATTTTTGTATCCGATATTCATTACATGATTATTCCCGATAAGGTTCTGCTTGTCTTTTCGGTCATTTTTCTAATAGAACGATGCTTTCTGCCGCTTTCCCCATGGTGGGACTCGGCTCTAGGTGCAGTAGTTGGTTTTTCTCTTCTTCTCCTTATCGCTGTTGTAAGCAAAGGTGGTATGGGTGGCGGGGATATCAAGTTATTTGCCGTCATTGGGCTTGCACTAGGAACTAAACTTGTACTAATTTCTTTCTTTTTATCCACTTTTTTTGGAGCATTCTTTGGTGTAATTGGAATGATGACTGGAAAGGTGAAAAAGAGGAAGCCTATACCTTTTGGCCCCTATATTGCAATCGGGACCATCGCTGCTTATTTTTTTGGTGAAAATATTATTCAATGGTATATCCATTTCATGTAA
- the pilM gene encoding pilus assembly protein PilM: MAINFKFGINKTINISIKDHALRFVELKQTQPLVIQRMGEYYLPSGLIKEGKILDVETLSTILEQCVSEWKISKRMIRFLVPDPFVVIRKVSIPKEIKEDEINGYLYMEIGTSIHLPFEDPVFDFFLQENNDKETNEILLFAAPEDVVREYMDLFERVKLKPIAADLSSLALNRYYYQLDPAKSNDNHLLVQIDLQTVNVCIFENHLPVFMRQLNMDSKREKWIHSTSKDSFLSFQYSGDRQDILTSLESIYNEIDKVMNFYRYSLNQGKKQVQTMILDGDHPWLDEIFEQMGNRFDVPMMKLNDMNTSAGPIPAQFHLNVGLGLKEV, from the coding sequence ATGGCGATCAATTTTAAGTTTGGTATAAACAAAACGATAAACATATCGATTAAGGATCATGCTTTACGGTTTGTCGAATTGAAGCAGACTCAACCCCTAGTGATTCAAAGAATGGGTGAGTACTATTTGCCATCTGGATTGATCAAAGAAGGGAAAATTCTAGACGTTGAGACCTTGTCAACCATCCTTGAACAATGTGTTTCCGAATGGAAAATATCAAAAAGAATGATCCGTTTTTTAGTCCCTGATCCATTTGTTGTGATTCGTAAAGTATCGATTCCAAAAGAAATCAAAGAAGACGAAATAAATGGATATTTATATATGGAGATAGGAACCAGTATTCACCTTCCATTTGAAGATCCCGTTTTTGATTTTTTCCTCCAAGAAAACAATGATAAAGAAACGAATGAAATCCTATTATTTGCTGCCCCTGAAGATGTTGTAAGAGAATATATGGATTTATTTGAGCGTGTTAAATTAAAACCAATTGCCGCAGATCTATCCTCACTCGCATTAAATAGATATTACTATCAACTAGATCCGGCTAAATCTAATGACAATCATTTGTTGGTACAAATTGATTTGCAAACGGTTAATGTATGTATTTTTGAAAATCATTTACCAGTCTTTATGAGACAATTAAATATGGATAGTAAGAGGGAAAAATGGATCCATTCCACTAGCAAGGATTCGTTCTTATCCTTTCAATATAGTGGAGATCGTCAGGATATCCTAACCTCTCTTGAAAGTATATACAATGAGATTGATAAAGTCATGAATTTTTATCGTTATTCCTTGAATCAAGGAAAAAAACAGGTGCAAACAATGATCCTTGATGGCGATCATCCTTGGTTAGATGAGATTTTTGAACAAATGGGAAATAGGTTTGATGTCCCTATGATGAAACTAAACGACATGAATACTAGTGCGGGACCAATTCCTGCTCAGTTTCATTTAAATGTTGGTTTAGGTTTAAAAGAGGTGTAG
- a CDS encoding prepilin-type N-terminal cleavage/methylation domain-containing protein — translation MLQRLGQRLKNQKGLTLIELLAVIVILGIIAAIAIPSIGGIIQKSRVDAVKSDAIQILNSAKTYVAANGASTVELTQKELGSYIDIDNENFTSYKVAINEDTNNKVTYKLTATVRNVGKKTVKFTNATIKNIKDSGSDLTVNGETTEEVETP, via the coding sequence ATGTTACAAAGATTAGGACAAAGATTAAAGAATCAAAAAGGTTTAACTTTAATTGAACTATTAGCGGTTATCGTTATTTTGGGGATTATTGCTGCAATTGCGATTCCTAGTATTGGTGGGATTATTCAGAAGTCAAGGGTAGATGCCGTTAAGTCTGACGCAATTCAAATTTTAAATTCTGCAAAGACTTATGTTGCTGCAAATGGTGCATCAACTGTTGAACTTACTCAAAAAGAATTAGGTTCATATATTGATATTGATAATGAAAATTTTACTTCTTATAAAGTGGCTATTAACGAAGACACTAATAATAAAGTAACTTACAAACTTACTGCTACTGTTAGAAATGTTGGTAAAAAGACTGTGAAATTTACTAATGCAACTATTAAAAACATTAAAGATAGTGGTTCAGATCTTACTGTTAATGGAGAAACCACAGAAGAAGTTGAAACTCCTTAA
- a CDS encoding fimbrial assembly protein yields MLVDINLLPKRDEKNIAVYVIAGGMVILLIIVAVVFSIYLNGKKQDIKMVEQQISMNQEILAEQHKKLAQYQSSKSVVELENAINWAKNQPYNMVYVIQELTKSLPQSGFMLEFQLDEENVITERVQFDTKSDAAYYLNAIAAYPWVDEAVISEAKTSDILKNDNTLQSEGLANSKLKEEDIVPRYFAEYEVRLDVPQVQNASNKQKKAAVGGEGGNTP; encoded by the coding sequence ATGCTGGTAGATATTAACCTCCTTCCGAAAAGGGATGAAAAAAATATTGCTGTTTACGTAATTGCTGGTGGAATGGTCATTTTACTCATCATCGTTGCAGTCGTTTTTTCCATTTATTTAAATGGTAAAAAACAAGACATAAAAATGGTGGAGCAGCAAATATCGATGAATCAAGAAATCTTAGCCGAGCAGCATAAAAAGCTAGCACAATATCAATCTTCTAAATCTGTTGTTGAACTGGAAAACGCCATTAACTGGGCGAAGAATCAGCCATATAATATGGTATATGTAATCCAGGAACTCACAAAGTCGCTTCCGCAAAGTGGGTTTATGCTAGAATTTCAACTGGATGAGGAAAATGTAATTACGGAACGCGTACAGTTTGATACAAAGAGTGATGCGGCCTACTACTTAAACGCTATAGCAGCATATCCTTGGGTGGACGAAGCGGTCATCAGCGAAGCAAAAACTTCGGATATTCTTAAAAATGACAATACTCTTCAATCAGAAGGGTTAGCCAATTCTAAATTAAAGGAAGAGGATATAGTTCCCCGTTATTTTGCTGAATACGAGGTAAGGCTAGATGTTCCACAAGTACAGAATGCAAGTAACAAACAGAAAAAGGCTGCGGTAGGTGGGGAAGGGGGCAATACCCCATGA